One part of the Oncorhynchus clarkii lewisi isolate Uvic-CL-2024 chromosome 7, UVic_Ocla_1.0, whole genome shotgun sequence genome encodes these proteins:
- the LOC139413075 gene encoding major facilitator superfamily domain-containing protein 6-A-like, which yields MAADDKVVILSDDEKDQKRKYVLDEPFNTLSLELQTDREPVSAAASDTQSAPEIPMASPLKDLGCFERMCLRVNSQLLISKIFYFFFYAAYGSLHPLLAVYYKQLGMSPSRSGLLVGIRYFIEFCSAPFWGVVADRFKKGKPLLLFSVLCWLVFNCGIGFVKPAAMVCKEKVDITTVAPPILPFTTMIPINGSLPDVSTNHTRRSRRDLFRSYFPSFLFVLNGRDSGYSVRRRHRRGADSNTTQSTGVSYEQNNATATTTYTPTHAQPRVVPNEQANTTQLLLNTTTMPLTTKNPTLAPNHAPTTHSILVPHEQGNTTQATPNTTSTTMATTTPSPTQPREYIIEYNEDQVESIFLLILLVIIVGEFFSTPAVTIVDTVTLQYLGKHRDRYGLQRMWGSLGWGVTMLLVGIWIDHTHLTLLIDGVVGCILPEYKNYQVAFIVFGVMMGLALVVATQFYFDSGDYRQELPQRPQEVEIPQVGGNVASPEGSESSTSDQTPITPESTIPEQPFHYSDLLRLFCSVQYSTVLFVAWFMGFGYGFVFTFLYWHLEDLKGTTTLFGVCSVLSHVSELAAYFTSHKFIELVGHIRVLYIGLACNTARYLYISYLENAWIVLPMEVLQGVTHASVWAACISYLSAAVPPALRTSAQGILQGLHLGLGRGCGAMVGGVFVNYFGAAETFRGIGMASLVILLIFSFIQCLTGQNEEKEDRMLAENIPVPSSLVPIATIDLMQNQSQVGVMVPRPDPRPPAKKTKHQEEQEDVNRPAWVLSGSPWVTIAFTVCQIREMYCMAKSSLPSETQPLQEQNDQNSSEYKAVETEHRATEVTTPP from the exons ATGGCTGCAGACGACAAAGTGGTAATCCTATCGGACGACGAAAAGGACCAGAAGAGGAAGTACGTCCTGGACGAACCCTTCAACACTCTTTCCCTGGAGCTGCAGACCGACCGAGAGCCAGTGTCTGCTGCAGCATCAGACACACAGTCTGCTCCAGAGATACCCATGGCCTCGCCACTGAAAGACCTTGGCTGCTTTGAGAGGATGTGCCTTCGAGTCAACTCCCAGCTCCTCATCTCCAAgatcttctacttcttcttctatgCAGCATACGGTTCCCTGCACCCACTCCTAGCCGTCTACTACAAGCAGCTCGGGATGTCGCCAAGCCGTAGTGGACTGTTGGTTGGGATCCGGTACTTTATAGAGTTCTGCAGTGCGCCATTCTGGGGAGTGGTGGCCGATCGTTTTAAGAAAGGGAAGCCATTGTTGCTGTTCTCTGTGCTGTGTTGGTTGGTGTTCAACTGTGGCATCGGCTTTGTCAAACCAGCTGCCATGGTCTGTAAGGAGAAGGTGGACATCACCACTGTGGCTCCACCAATACTCCCCTTTACGACAATGATACCAATTAACGGCTCGCTACCGGACGTTTCCACCAATCACACGAGGAGAAGTCGTCGGGATTTGTTTCGAAGTTACTTTCCTAGCTTCCTTTTTGTTTTGAACGGCCGTGATTCTGGCTATAGTGTACGCCGCAGGCATAGAAGAGGTGCTGATAGCAATACCACCCAATCCACAGGGGTGTCTTACGAGCAGAACAATGCCACGGCAACAACCACTTACACCCCCACCCATGCCCAACCCAGAGTGGTGCCTAATGAGCAAGCCAATACCACTCAGCTTTTACTGAATACCACAACTATGCCACTAACCACTAAAAACCCCACCCTTGCCCCTaaccatgcccccaccacacaTTCCATATTGGTGCCTCACGAGCAGGGCAATACCACTCAAGCTACACCAAATACTACTTCAACAACTATGGCAACCACTACCCCTTCCCCCACCCAACCCAGAGAGTACATCATTGAGTACAACGAGGATCAGGTAGAGAGCATCTTTCTCCTAATCCTCTTGGTCATCATCGTGGGGGAGTTCTTCAGCACGCCGGCAGTCACCATTGTGGACACGGTGACGTTACAGTACCTGGGGAAGCACCGGGACCGCTACGGCCTGCAGAGAATGTGGGGGTCCCTTGGCTGGGGCGTGACCATGCTGCTAGTGGGTATCTGGATAGACCACACCCACCTTACGCTGCTCATCGACGGCGTGGTCGGCTGTATCCTGCCCGAGTATAAGAACTACCAG GTGGCCTTCATAGTGTTTGGGGTGATGATGGGCCTGGCCCTGGTGGTAGCAACACAATTCTACTTCGACAG tggGGACTACAGACAGGAGTTGCCTCAGAGGCCccaggaggtagagataccacaG GTAGGCGGGAACGTGGCATCTCCAGAGGGGAGCGAGAGCTCCACCTCGGACCAGACCCCCATCACCCCAGAGTCCACCATCCCCGAACAGCCTTTCCACTACAGTGACCTCCTCAGGCTGTTCTGTAGTGTTCAGTACAGCACGGTGCTGTTCGTCGCCTGGTTCATGGGCTTCGGTTACGGCTTTGTGTTCACCTTCCTGTATTGGCATCTAGAGGACCTGAAGGGGACCACCACGCTGTTTGGTGTGTGTTCGGTTCTGAGTCATGTGTCAGAGCTGGCTGCTTACTTCACCAGTCATAAGTTTATTGAGCTGGTGGGACACATCAG ggtcttgtACATTGGCTTGGCATGTAACACAGCACGCTACCTGTACATTTCTTACTTGGAGAATGCATGGATAGTTCTGCCTATGGAGGTCTTGCAAG GTGTGACCCATGCGTCGGTTTGGGCAGCCTGTATCTCCTACCTGAGTGCCGCGGTGCCCCCAGCTCTGAGGACCTCTGCCCAGGGTATCCTCCAGGGTCTACACCTGGGGCTGGGACGGGGCTGCGGGGCCATGGTGGGGGGAGTCTTCGTCAACTATTTTG GAGCTGCAGAGACGTTCAGAGGGATTGGAATGGCTTCCCTGGTGATACTCCTCATCTTCTCCTTCATTCAGTGTCTGACCGGACAGAACGAGGAaaagg AGGACAGGATGCTAGCAGAGAACATTCCGGTTCCTTCCAGTCTAGTTCCCATTGCTACCATAGACTTGATGCAGAACCAGAGCCAG gTGGGTGTGATGGTGCCCCGCCCTGACCCTAGACCCCCGGCTAAGAAGACCAAGCaccaggaggagcaggaggatgtTAACAGACCGGCCTGGGTGCTGAGTGGATCACCCTGGGTCACCAT
- the LOC139414166 gene encoding leucine-rich repeat-containing protein 4C-like: MQYFFSLLLLMAVYSKSRSTPCEKGCDCHKELKLTTCTNALFTQLPNHIPPYTEHLDLSMNLLTFIPKSSFQMERKLRVLLIKDNNISAVADGAFTQLEFLQKLDLSCNRISSLSESFSLGLNALRDLQLSHNHLHTLHSKSFMHLDSLQRLNLTGNAIHNIQVRSFGSMSTLRQLHLEGNHLVSLNNGVFSMLKSLEVLNLQGNQINKTQEGVFTPMTSLALLNLAHNQMSTIYFKTFLSIHTYSTHILLEGNPWDCNCDLQKVFHKLRSVQRLFLDDYYNLSCNAPPELANYRLMDVDTELCIAEVVIVLIITITVMITVLGAIVMAERKRKKKKRGKHWTEQGNLSDSDH; the protein is encoded by the exons ATGCAGTACTTCTTTAGTCTCCTACTGTTGATGGCGGTTTACTCCAAGTCTCGCAGCACCCCGTGCGAGAAAGGCTGCGACTGTCACAAGGAACTGAAACTCACCACGTGCACTAACGCCCTCTTTACCCAACTGCCCAACCACATCCCTCCTTACACGGAACACCTGGACCTATCTATGAACCTTCTAACCTTTATTCCGAAGAGTTCCTTCCAAATGGAACGCAAACTGAGGGTTCTGCTTATAAAGGACAACAACATCAGCGCTGTAGCCGATGGGGCCTTCACCCAGCTAGAGTTCCTTCAGAAGTTGGACCTGAGTTGTAACAG GATCTCGTCCCTGAGCGAGAGCTTCTCCCTGGGCCTGAATGCTCTGAGAGACCTGCAGCTGAGCCACAACCACCTGCACACCCTGCACAGCAAGAGCTTCATGCACCTGGATAGCCTACAGAGGCTCAACCTTACTGGCAACGCCATCCATAACATCCAGGTGAG GTCCTTTGGCTCCATGTCCACCTTGCGGCAGCTCCACCTGGAGGGCAACCATCTCGTCTCCCTGAACAATGGGGTGTTCTCCATGCTGAAGTCCCTGGAGGTCCTCAACCTGCAGGGGAACCAGATCAACAAGACCCAAGAGGGTGTCTTCACACCCATGACCTCCCTGGCCCTGCTCAACCTGGCCCACAACCAGATGAGCACCATCTACTTCAAGACCTTCCTAAGCATCCACACCTACAGTACCCATATCCTGTTGGAAGGAAACCCCTGGGACTGCAATTGTGACCTGCAGAAAGTGTTCCACAAGCTTAGAAGTGTTCAAAGGCTGTTCTTGGATGATTACTATAATCTTAGCTGTAATGCTCCGCCAGAACTAGCGAACTACAGGTTGATGGATGTGGATACGGAGCTGTGTATCGCCGAGGTGGTTATTGTGCTGATTATCACGATCACCGTGATGATAACAGTGTTGGGGGCCATCGTCATGgcggagaggaagagaaagaagaagaagaggggaaAGCATTGGACGGAGCAGGGCAACTTGTCTGACTCAGATCACTAG